One Microbacterium keratanolyticum DNA window includes the following coding sequences:
- the rpmF gene encoding 50S ribosomal protein L32: MAGNPPKRKVSRSNTRSRRAQWKAAPVALVKTIENGEVVYSRPHQAKVVTDSQGTELFLEYKGRKVADV; this comes from the coding sequence ATGGCTGGTAACCCCCCGAAGCGCAAGGTTTCCCGTTCGAACACCCGCTCGCGTCGCGCGCAGTGGAAGGCCGCTCCCGTTGCTCTGGTGAAGACCATTGAGAACGGCGAGGTCGTCTACAGCCGTCCGCACCAGGCCAAGGTCGTCACCGACTCGCAGGGCACCGAGCTCTTCCTCGAGTACAAGGGCCGCAAGGTCGCCGACGTCTGA